One region of Monomorium pharaonis isolate MP-MQ-018 chromosome 11, ASM1337386v2, whole genome shotgun sequence genomic DNA includes:
- the LOC105830972 gene encoding heparan sulfate glucosamine 3-O-sulfotransferase 5, translating into MPNKVRPRQEWSPQSPIDVLWMPRSAMRPAEGDASDCILVVGVSRSKMAVAFLSVALLSLFLTFHILYDSAVYSLHAVSAVEGRTVELVSQVRATPPLLFSNSKVHFPRTNRHLPQAIIIGVRKCGTRALLEMLFLHPQIQKAAGEVHFFDRDDNYEKGLEWYRRKMPYSFKGQITIEKSPSYFVTPEVPERIRAMNGSVKLLLIVREPVTRAISDYTQLRTHAATASTLTSNGTPQQQQQQQQQQQQQQQQAARTFEELVIRPDGTINESYRPVAISLYHTYMHRWLEVFPREQILIVNGDQLIEDPVPQLRRIENFLGLEPRIGRHNFYFNHTKGFYCLRNETSEKCLKESKGRRHPRVSPMVVTKLRRFFNEHNQRFYELVGEDLGWPEE; encoded by the exons ATGCCCAACAAGGTGCGGCCTCGTCAAGAGTGGTCTCCTCAATCCCCCATAGATGTCTT GTGGATGCCCCGCTCCGCCATGAGGCCGGCCGAGGGTGACGCGTCGGATTGCATTTTGGTGGTCGGCGTATCCAGATCGAAAATGGCCGTCGCTTTTCTATCGGTCGCCCTGCTGTCCCTCTTCCTCACCTTCCACATACTGTACGACAGCGCCGTTTACAGCCTCCACGCGGTTTCCGCCGTTGAAGGACGCACGGTCGAGCTAGTCTCTCAG GTACGCGCAACGCCGCCTCTCCTCTTCTCCAACTCCAAGGTTCACTTTCCGCGCACGAATCGCCATCTTCCCCAGGCCATCATAATCGGCGTACGCAAGTGCGGCACAAGGGCGCTGCTGGAGATGCTCTTCTTGCACCCGCAGATCCAGAAGGCGGCCGGCGAGGTTCACTTCTTCGATCGCGACGACAACTACGAGAAGGGTCTGGAGTGGTATCGCCGCAAGATGCCCTACTCCTTCAAGGGACAGATCACCATCGAGAAGAGCCCCAGTTACTTCGTGACGCCCGAGGTGCCCGAGAGGATCCGCGCGATGAACGGCAGCGTCAAGTTGCTGCTGATCGTGCGGGAACCGGTCACTCGGGCGATATCGGATTATACGCAATTACGCACGCACGCCGCGACCGCGTCCACTTTGACGTCCAACGGTACGCCgcaacaacagcaacaacaacagcagcaacaacaacagcaacaacagcaagCGGCGCGTACATTCGAGGAGCTCGTTATACGACCCGACGGTACCATCAACGAGTCCTACAGACCGGTCGCCATCTCTCTCTATCACACCTATATGCATCGTTGGCTGGAAGTGTTCCCCAGAGAGCAGATTCTTATAGTGAACGGCGATCAATTGATCGAGGATCCGGTGCCACAGCTGCGTCGAATCGAGAACTTCCTCGGGTTGGAACCGCGTATCGGTCGGCACAACTTCTACTTTAACCACACCAAGGGCTTCTACTGCTTGAGGAACGAGACTTCGGAGAAGTGTCTGAAGGAAAGCAAGGGGCGCCGTCATCCGCGTGTCAGTCCGATGGTCGTGACGAAGCTGAGGAGGTTCTTCAACGAGCACAATCAACGCTTCTATGAACTCGTCGGAGAGGATCTCGGCTGGCCGGAGGAATAA